The Papio anubis isolate 15944 chromosome 2, Panubis1.0, whole genome shotgun sequence region ACAGGGATCGGGAGGGGACTGCCGCGGAGTGAAGCCACGGGATCAgccctgcttctgcctcccactAGCAGCATGAGCTGGGACGAGCCACCTAATCTGCACCCTCTCCCCGCTTTTAACCTTACTGCCATGATGCAGTAGGGTTAAGAGTGGGGAGAGGATGCAAATAACTATCAAGCCTTGCACATACCCGGCGCTCAGTTACAGGAGTTGCTATACTAGATTATTGTTTattggccgcggtggctcacgcctgtaatcccagcactttaggaggctgacgcgggcggatcacttgaggtcaggagttcgagactagcctggccaacatggtgaaatcccgtctctactaaaaatacaaaaattagccaggtgtggtggtgtccgcctgtaatcccagctactggggaggctgaggcaggagagtcacttgaacccggatagcagaggttgcagtgagccgaggtcgtgctactgcgttccagcctggggcaacagagcaagactcagtctaaaaaaacgACAACAAATTATTGTTTATTGATAGACAAAACACAGGCTTTGAGTCAGATATCTAGGCTCTGTGATCAGCTTGCTGTGTGGCTTTAGGAAAATAACTGAATTTCTCTGAACCCCACTCTCCATTcagtgatttatttcttttctcaactaTTTCTTAAACATatgctgtgttccaggcactgttctaggcaggCTATACAGTGCTGAAAAAGATAGATAGGGTTTCCGCTCTCAAGGGAGAAATGGATTTCTCTCTAACGGGAGAAATGGgtgtcagaaaataaatgaacaagttaCTAGTGATAAGTGCTATGCATAAACTAAAACAGGATGTTCTAATGGTGAGGAACTGTAGGAAGAGGGCAGACATTGGATTGGAGATTCAGACCTCTCTGTGATGTGACATTTGAGCCAAGGTGATAGGGAGCCAGACCTGGGAAATTTGGGGACAGAGGAAACAGTAAGTGCCAAGACTCTGAGGTGGCAGAGGAACAGAAAGCAGTTCAGTTTGGTATGCGGTAGATAAGTCACGTCTGAGAGTCATGATGGGGCCATGTGCTAAGATGTGTGAGAAATTGCTCTGGAAATTCTTAAGTGCTGCATAAAGGGTTACTGTTGCTTTTGCTGATGTTCATGTGATGTATGTTTCAGGACCTCTAGTGACGTTGAACAAGCCACAGGGTCTACCAGTGACAGGTACAGGCCGGGTATGTGGGAAGGGAATGCAGCAGAAGGGGGTTTTGTGTCTGGGGAGGGAAAAGTGAAGGCGTGAAGCTTTGGCctcttgtaatttttctttcttactttccaGGAAAATCAGGAGAGCTGACGTTGTTGTCAGTGCTGCCAGAGCTGAGCCAGTCCCTGGGGCTCGGGGAGCAGGAGCTTCAGGTTGTCCGAGCATCTGGGAAGTAAGTGGTAGGGGTGATAGgaagctaggagtacaggcatccATCTATGGTGGGGAAACAGCTGCTTTGGGATATGCTGACACATTTTCCATAGGAAGGTTTGAGATCGTAGAGGTGGATACAAGTACAGTGAAGAGGAGGAAGCTGATgactctgggttcaaatcctcaAGTACAGATGGTGTGATACCAGGCAAAGCATGACACCTCCCTGacgctgggcacagtgactcacgcctgtaatcccagcactttaggaggccaaggcaggaggatcacttgaccccaggagttcgagaccagcctgggcaaaatagaccccatctctggaaaaacaacaacaacaaaaccttccctgaggccgggcatggtagctcatgcctgtaatcgctaggactttgggaggccgaggtgggaggattgcttgagtccaggagttcaaaaccagcctgggcaacatggcaaaaccctatctttacttaaaaaaacaaaacaaaagaaacacacacacacacacacacacacacacacacacaagctgggcatagtagcacatgcctgtagtcccagctgctcaggtggctgagatgggagaatcacttgagctcaggagatggcagctgcaataagctgagatcctgccactgtactccagcctaaacaacctgagtgagaccctgtctcaaaaaaacaaaacaaaacaaaaccctccctgagcctcagttcccctaatggtaaaatagagaaaataatacctATGCTTAGTGTGCAGTCATTTCTCCATGACTGTACTCGTGGCAGGCATTGCTAGTCAATCCATGATACTCTTTCCTCTAACTGCCATCAATTAAAGATGGTACTTGAGATTAAATATTTCTGCAGTTCCACAAACTCATGAGCTTTTTTGTGGGGAACTTATTTAAGAGCTACTATGTACAGAATTTCTAGTAGAgttctggcacatggtagacaaTCCTTACGACATTTGGCTCTGAGCTCCCTGGGGGCTGGGGAAAAATGAGAAACACATTAAGCTACAAAGTCTTGATATCAAAGAAGGGGAAACCTTACTTATTTCTCAGGAGGTGGTCTAGGTTATAGTCCTGGTGTTAGTGTTTGGCCTGAAGCAGGTCAGTGTTCCTTCCTAAGAGTTTCCTTTTTAGTGGGTGAGTTCAAGGGACTTTAACTTGTGTAATTTGTCTTCTTATTCCAGGGAAAGCTCTGGGCTTGTACTCCTCTCCAGCTGTCCCCAGACGGCTAGTCGCCTCCAGAAGTTCTTCACCCATTCACAGAGAGCCCAGAGGCCCACAGCTACCTACTGGTGAGAGGTGCTGGGAGGTTCTTAAGGTGGTGGGGAAGGCCCAGCAAGCCACTGTGTGacctcctcctgccccttcctCAGTGCTGTCACTAATGGGATCCCAACTGCTTCGGAGGGGAAGATCCAGGCCGCCCTGAAACTGGAACACATTGATGGGGTCAATCTTGTGAGTCCGGGTCTGGGCAGGGAAGAGGAGGGATGCTTCTAGATACAGTACCCTACAGAGAGGAGTCAGGGGTATGGATTTGGGAAGGCTGGCTCTCCTGTCCCCTAAAACAGGCAGTTGACCACTGCCTATACTGTGGCCCTGCCCAGAGTCTGTTGGGAGCAGGGAGGGTCTGGGTATAGCTCCCAGGCCTGTGTAAGGCTTGTTCACTCTTGACTGGCACCACAGACAGTTCCAGTGAAGGCCCCATCCCGAAAGGACATCCTGGAAGGTGTCAAGAAGACTCTCAGTCACTTTCGTGTGGTAGCCACAGGCTCTGGCTGTGCCTTGGTCCAGCTGCAGCCACTGACAGGTAGGTCTGCACCCCAGCCAGCCTTTAAAACTGCACTtgatttgggagactgaggtgggtggatcacgaggtcaggagttcaagaccagtctggcagggatggtgaaaccctgtttcaactaaaaactataaaaattagctgggcacggccgggcgcggtggttcacacctgtaatcccagcactttgggaggccaaggtgggtggatcatgaggtcaggagatgcagaccatcctggctaacgcggtgaaaccccgtctctactaaaaatacaaaaaattagccgggtgtggtggcaggcgcctatagtcccagctactcgggaggttgaggcaggagaatggcatgaacctgggaggtggagtttgcagtgagctgagatcgcgccactgcactccagcctgggtgacagagcgagactctgccttaaaaaaaaaaaaaaaattagccgggcacggtggcaggtgcctgtaatcccagctattcgggaggctgaggcaggagaatcgcttgaacccaggaggcaggagttgcagtgaggcaagatcacgccactgtactccagcctggacgacagagtgagacttcgtctaaaaaaaaaaaaaaaaaactgcacttgagccgggcgcggtggctcacgcctgtaatcccagcactttgggaggccaaggcagatgggtcacttgaagtcaggagttcaaaaccagcctggctaacatggtgaaaccccgtctctactaaaactacaaaaattacctggggttggtggcatgcacctgtaatcctagctacttgggaggctgaggcgggagaatcacttgaacctgggagactgaggttgcagtgagcaaagattgcactattgcactccagcctgagagacagaatgagactccgtctcaaaaaaaaaaccaaaaaactgcaCTTGGCTCAAGGGGGCAAGGGGCTGGGGAGATGGTGGTATCAACAGCAGCCTGGGAAGCATTTGGTGGCCCCCAGAGGTGTATGTGACCAGGCCCAGCTAGAGGAGGCAGCTTCAGGCTAGCACCCCAGCAGGAAAAAACAGTCCTTATGGCTGGTGGCTTCAGCAATTAAATCAGGGTTGCATCTCATCATGAGTGGATCCCACAGCCAGGCAGATTGATAGCTGTGGTCGTCCTGACGTGTTGTGTGTCCCTCTCTGGATGCAGGGGCCATAGTACCGACCTCACTGAAACATGTGATCTGAGAAAGGGGGTGGTGTTTCCCCAAAGGAAAGCAGGAGGGGTGATACTGGGTGGGACAGAACGAGCAGCTGCCCACTGTCTTTCCGGGCTCTTCTGTTGCCCAGTGTTCTCCAGTCAACTACAGGTACACATGGTACTACAGCTCTGCCCTGTGCTTGGAGACCACACATACTCTGCCCGTGTGGGCACTGTCCTGGGCCAGCGATTTCTGCTGCCAGCTGAGAGCACCAAGCCCCAAAGACAGGTACTCCAGCCCACCTGCTTGCTGCTTTctgaggggtggagggagaggtgagCATGGACAGCATCTCAAGACCTTATCTTTGCAGCTTGGGACTACTGGGAGGCAGCCCTTTTGGCTCCCAAGGCTGTATCTGTACCCACATCTTggtgtgtggccttgggcaagtaacACTCTCTTGAGCTTCATTCTGTCTGTGTGTTCAATAAGGGAGTTGATGTGGCTGATTTCTAAAACCCTCTTAAGTCTGCCATTCTTTGAGTCTGGTACAAAGGGTCAAAGGCATGCATGTATTAGGACACCAGATGCCTCTACCTGCTCTAACAGAGTAAGCCCAGACTACCAGAATCTTAACACAAGAACTGTGCCCTCATGTTAAGGTCAAATAACGGGAGTGGGCTCTGCTCCAAGCAGTAAGtactcagggacccaggctgtTGATATCCAGCCAGATAAGGGAGACAGTGTAGGTTCAAGTGGGTAAGGCTTTTCTGGACCAGGTGTGGAAGTGGCATACATACTGCCACCTACATTCACTTGGCTAGAGCTCACTCACGTCTCACCAAGCTGTGAGAGGGCTGGGAAATGGAGTTGAGGTGTGTGCCTAGGAGGAAACTGATTGGGTGACCCCCTAGCCAGTCTCTGCTGCAGTGTGAGTGCCTGTATGAATGTGCACATCTGTGTATAAAGAAGACGTGATTAACAGCAGCAGAACAGTGGGGAATAGAGGAAGCGCCCACCTTACTCCCATTTCCCTTAGAGGTGGGTACCCAGCTGCTTGGAAAATGTGGGGCTCAACACAACGTACCTCTCTGCTCCAGGTCCTGGATGAAGCCCTCCTCAGACGCCTCCACCTGACCCCCTCCCAGGCTGCCCAGCTGCCCTTGCACCTCCACCTACATCGGCTCCTCCTCCCAGGCACCAGGGCCAGGGACACCCCCATCGAGCTCCTGGCACCACTGCCCCCTTATTTCTCCAGGACCCTACAGTGCCTGGGGCTCCACTTACAATAGTCCTCCCTCTGTTCCTGACCCCCTCACACACACTGGAAAGTGAGGGTGGGGGCTCTGCAGTCGGACAAACCTAAGATCACATCCTGGACAGGCCACTTGCTTGTTGTGTGGCATTAAGCAAGTAAGTTTACCTCTCTGGACTTGTGATAATAAAAGTTCCTACCTCATGTTATGGTTTTGAGGATTTGCTAagaaagtaaatgtttattaCAGATCTTGCTTTCTGCTGAGGTGACTATGTAGTCTTTTTATTTGGTGGTTTCCATCCTGATCCTAGCTGGGAGATGttagatttttgtgtgtttgtgtggtaaaatacatataaaagttgCCATCTTGgcttatatgtatttatacatataaaagttGCCATCCACTGCCATCCAggggcagtggatcacttgagcccaagagttccagaccagcttgggcaacatggagaaaccctctctactaaaaatagaaaaattagcttgacatggtagcacatgcctgtagtcccagctacttgggaggctgaggtaggaggatcacctgagccaaggatgcagaagttgcagtgagctgagatcgcaccatgccactccactccatcctgggccacagagtaaggccctgtctcaaaataaaatttaccattttagccattttaagtgtacagttctgtggcatcaagtacactcacattgttgtgcaaccagcaccaccatctccagaacttttttatcttataaaactgaaattttggccaggtgctgtggctcatgtctgtaatcccagcactttgggaggctgaggtgggcagatcccttgaggtcagcagtttgagaccagcctggccaacatggtgaaacgtcgtctctactaaaaatataaaattagccaggcacagtggcaggtgcctgtaatcgaagctactagggaggctgaggcacgagaatcacttgaacctgggaggtggaggttgcagtgaccacgagatggcaccactgcactccagcctgggtgatagagtgagactgtgtcttagGGCTGGGagctatggctcatgcctataatcccaacactttgacaggtgaatcacctgaggttgggagttcgaaaccagcctggccaacatagtgaaaccctgtctctactaaaaatacaaaaattagctggatgtggtggcaggcgcctgtaatcccagctacttgggaggctgaggcaggagagtcacttgaacccaggaggcagaggttgcactgagccgagatcacatgacttcactccaacctgggtgacagaatgagactccatctcaaaaaaaaaaaaaaaaaaactttctcccCATTAAACATTAATTCCCCATCCCCCCAGCCCCTGTTAGCCACCATTCTGCTTCTGTCTCTATGAAGCTGACTGTTCTAGGAACCTCATAAGTGGAGATGTtagatctttttctttaaaaaattgtgaaatatagcAAACATCAAAATATACCTAAAACatgtctatgattttttttttcctgagacagtgtctccctctgtcgcccaggctggagtgcagtggtgcgatcttggctcactgcaagctccacttcctggtttcacgccattctcctgcctcagcctcccgagtagctgggactacaggcgcccgccaccactctttgctaattttttgtatttttagtagagacgaggtttcactgtgttagccaggatggtctcgatctcctgacctcgtgatccacccaccttggcctcccaaagtgctgggattacaggcatgagccactgtgcctggccatttctatgatttaaaataataccatcacggggtgtggtggctcatgcctgtaatcccagcactttgggaggccaagatgggaggatcacttgagcccagcaattcaagaccagcttgggcaacatggtgaaaccctgtctcggccgggcgcggtggctcatgcctgtaatcctagcactttgggaggctgaggcgggtggatcacctgaggtcaagagtttgagaccagcctggccagcaaggtgaaaccctgtctctagtaatataaaaattagccaggcgtggtagcctgaacctgtaatcccagctacttgggaggctgaggcaggagaaacgcttgagattgtgccattgcactccagcctgggggacaagagtgagacttcatttcaaaataaaaaaaaaaaagaaagaaagaaaccctgtctctacaaaaaattagacgtggtggtgcacgcctgtagtcccagctatccaggaggctgaggtgggaggatcacctgagcccaggaggttgaagctgcagtgagccgtgatctgcactccagcctaggcaacagagtgagaccctgtctcaaaagaaaacaacaggccaggcgtggtggctcatgcctgtaatcccagcactttgggaggctgaggcaggcagatcactggaggtcaggagtctgagaccagcctggccaacatggcgaaaccctgcctctactaaaaataaaaatgcctggcatggtggtggacacctgtaatcccagctcttcagaaggctgaggtaggagaattgcttgaacccaggaggtggaggttacagtgagccaaggtcgcgccaccacactccagcctgggcgacaagaacgaaactccatctcaaagaagaagaaaacaacaacaaataccaTCATCCCCTCAGTGTCCAcagaggattggttccaggactcccttCAGACACCAAAAATCTGATACCAAAACCCTCAAATCACTTACATGTAAAATGGCACAGTGTTTGCATATAGCCTACATACATCCTCCTATATAGTTTAAATCATTTCTATATTACTTATAACACTTAAtgcaatgtaaatatataaacagttgttatactgcattttaatttgtatttttggttgtatcattttttatttattttttcatctgtagtTGGCTGGGTCCACAGATGTGGCACCTGTGAATAGGGAGCGACAATTGTAATTATAAAGTAGTGCCCATATTACTCCCCTTGGGGCGCGAAATACAAGCACCCACTCCTTTCTGGTAGAGCAGCAATTGTCAGCCCTGGCCCTGGATTAGAACCCCCTCCCCCAATCCCTCAGGAAGCTTAAGTCCCCAATTCTGCACCCCCAAAGATTCTGGCTTAATTGGCCTGGGGTGGATACCCTGgcactgatcttttaaaaaactacttgAAGGGGTTCTACTGTTCAGTCTAGGTCGGAAACGAATCCCCTGGTTTGGGAGAATTACTTTGTTTTCAAGTTGACTGCATACATATGCATCCCTAAccaatgtatttcattttttgttttttctttttgagaccgagtctcgctctgtcgcccaggctggagtgcagtggccggatctcagctcactgcaagctccgcctcccgggtttacgccattctcctgcctcagcctcccgagtagctgagactacaggtgcccgccacctcgcccggctagttttttttttattttttagtagagacggggtttcactgggttagccaggatggtctcgatctcctgacctcgtgatccgcccgtctccgcctcccaaagtgctgggattacaggcttgagccaccgcgcccggccacgtaTTTCATTTTGCCTGGTTTTGAAGTTTCTGGAACCACACTGTATATACGCTTTCATGATTTGCTCTTGCTCCTAATTGTAAAGTGCATCTGTGTTGTATGGTGTATGGTTTGAATTCTATACTTGGAATAGACCAGTTTGCCCATTCTACTGTTAGTGGACAGTTAGGTCATTCGGCTGTTACCACAATGCTGCTGTGAATCTGCTTGTATGCATTTCCTGGTGCAGTTACACAAGGATTTCTGGATTAGAATGTCTGGCCTGGTGTGTTAATTTGTTAGAGCTGCCACAACACATTAACACAGCCTGAGTGgcttaaaatgtattaatgttCTTTTGGTTTAAGAGGCCAGAAGTCCCAGCACCACCTCACTCTTGAAGGCTTGGGGGTTAGAATCCTTTCCAGATTATCGGATGGCTCCAGGTgtcccttggcttgtggctgcatcacatCAGtatctgtttccattttctttcttcttcttttttttttttttttttttgagatggagtcttgctttgtggcccaggctggagtgcagtggtatgatctcagctcactgcaacctccgcctcccaggtttaagtgattcccctgcctcagcctccctagtagctgggactacagacgtgtgtcaccacgcccagctaatttttgtatttttaggagagacgggtgtttcactatgttggccaggctggtctcgaactcctgacctcaggtgatccacctgtctcagcctcccaaagtgctgggattacaggagtgagccactgtgcccaggcttttttttttttttttcttttttaatttttattttttgagacagtctcgctcttatcaccaggctggagtgcaagcagcatgatctcggcccactgcaacctctgcctgccaggttcaagcgattctcatgcctcaacctcctaagtagctgggattacaggtgtatgccaccagatctgactaatttttgtatttttaatagagatggggtttcaccatattggccaggctggtcttaaactcctgacctcaagagatccacccaccttggcctccgaaagtactgggattacagacctgagtcaCCGTACCCGGCTTGCTTCCATCTTCACGTGGCTTTCTCCTCATGTCTGTCTGctcttctgggttttttgtttttgtttttggagacagggtctcattctgtcacccaggctgatgtgcagttgTGCAagcatagcttactgcagcctcaaactcctgggctcaagctgtcctcctacctgtgctgagtagccgggactacaagcacacacactGCACCCTggtaatccttttaaaaattgtagactgggcgcagtggctcatgcctgtaatcccagcactttgggaggccaaagtgggcggatcacaaggacaggagttcaagactaggctggccaacatggtgaaaccccgtctctactaaaagtacaaaaattagttgggtgtggtggtgcgtgcctgtagttccagctactcaggaggctgaggcagtgaacccgggaggtggaggttgcagtgagccaagattgcaccactgcactccagcctgggcaaccaaacaagactccatctcaaaaaaaaaaaaaaaaaaaattgttgagatgGCGGCTggcctcagtggctcacacctgtaatccgagcactttgggaggctaaggtgggtggatcacttgagcccaggatttcaagaccagcctgggcaacatggcaaaaccctgtctctacaaaatatgcaaaaaaaaaaaaaaaaaatagccaggtgtggtggcacgcacctgtagtcccagctacttgggaggctgaggtggaaggatcatctgagctcaggaggtgaatactgtagtgagccaagatgttgccactgcactccagcctgggtgaaagagtgaaaccttgtcacacacacacacccaaaaaacAACTAAgttggggtcttgttatgttgactaggctggtcttgaactcctggcctcaagcaattcacctgtctTGGCACTCCCCcatccaatgtgctgggattacaggcatgagccactgcacccagccttcttactctttttttttttttttttttttgagatggagtctggctctgtcgcctgggctggagtgcagtggccggatctcagctcactgcaagctccgcctcccgggtttatgccattctcctgcctcagcctcccgagtagctgggactacaggcgcccgccgcctcgcccggctagttttttgtgttttttagtagagacggggtttcaccgtgttcgccaggatggtctcgatctcctgacctcgtgatccgcccgtctcggcctcccaaagtgctgggattacaggcttgagccaccgcgcccggccccttactctatttttttaatatatatatatatttttt contains the following coding sequences:
- the RPUSD3 gene encoding mitochondrial mRNA pseudouridine synthase RPUSD3 isoform X4, whose translation is MRTVLTREMDGRRVLGPIWSGWRRGLAVSTAPEDAGFGIEARHHRQPRGSRLRSGPLGDQPFPGLLPKNLSREELVDALRAAVVDRKGPLVTLNKPQGLPVTGKSGELTLLSVLPELSQSLGLGEQELQVVRASGKESSGLVLLSSCPQTASRLQKFFTHSQRAQRPTATYCAVTNGIPTASEGKIQAALKLEHIDGVNLACSLLTGTTDSSSEGPIPKGHPGRCQEDSQSLSCGSHRLWLCLGPAAATDSVLQSTTGTHGTTALPCAWRPHILCPCGHCPGPAISAAS
- the RPUSD3 gene encoding mitochondrial mRNA pseudouridine synthase RPUSD3 isoform X1, with product MRTVLTREMDGRRVLGPIWSGWRRGLAVSTAPEDAGFGIEARHHRQPRGSRLRSGPLGDQPFPGLLPKNLSREELVDALRAAVVDRKGPLVTLNKPQGLPVTGKSGELTLLSVLPELSQSLGLGEQELQVVRASGKESSGLVLLSSCPQTASRLQKFFTHSQRAQRPTATYCAVTNGIPTASEGKIQAALKLEHIDGVNLTVPVKAPSRKDILEGVKKTLSHFRVVATGSGCALVQLQPLTVFSSQLQVHMVLQLCPVLGDHTYSARVGTVLGQRFLLPAESTKPQRQVLDEALLRRLHLTPSQAAQLPLHLHLHRLLLPGTRARDTPIELLAPLPPYFSRTLQCLGLHLQ
- the RPUSD3 gene encoding mitochondrial mRNA pseudouridine synthase RPUSD3 isoform X2, whose translation is MLPENSPLASLSLGALDCRMGPVVPEFSRHHRQPRGSRLRSGPLGDQPFPGLLPKNLSREELVDALRAAVVDRKGPLVTLNKPQGLPVTGKSGELTLLSVLPELSQSLGLGEQELQVVRASGKESSGLVLLSSCPQTASRLQKFFTHSQRAQRPTATYCAVTNGIPTASEGKIQAALKLEHIDGVNLTVPVKAPSRKDILEGVKKTLSHFRVVATGSGCALVQLQPLTVFSSQLQVHMVLQLCPVLGDHTYSARVGTVLGQRFLLPAESTKPQRQVLDEALLRRLHLTPSQAAQLPLHLHLHRLLLPGTRARDTPIELLAPLPPYFSRTLQCLGLHLQ
- the RPUSD3 gene encoding mitochondrial mRNA pseudouridine synthase RPUSD3 isoform X3, which codes for MDGRRVLGPIWSGWRRGLAVSTAPEDAGFGIEARTSSDVEQATGSTSDRYRPGKSGELTLLSVLPELSQSLGLGEQELQVVRASGKESSGLVLLSSCPQTASRLQKFFTHSQRAQRPTATYCAVTNGIPTASEGKIQAALKLEHIDGVNLTVPVKAPSRKDILEGVKKTLSHFRVVATGSGCALVQLQPLTVFSSQLQVHMVLQLCPVLGDHTYSARVGTVLGQRFLLPAESTKPQRQVLDEALLRRLHLTPSQAAQLPLHLHLHRLLLPGTRARDTPIELLAPLPPYFSRTLQCLGLHLQ